CCAAGAAGAAAGATTTCAAGGTATTTAATGCTTTATTATTTAAAGATACACCAAGTTTAACTGAATACGGTTTTTCTGAGATTAATTTGATCTATGAAGATGGAGTAATTTCTACTAATTATAAAAAAAAGAAGGGCGATTTTAGTTGGAGGTTTGTTGATTTTAATAAAATTGCAAAGGAAGCAAACAAATCTAAAAAAATTGAGAAAGTTCCTACTGTTCTGGATGTTGAATATTGGGGACATTTGTTATATGATGCAAAGACCAAAAAAGAAGCTGAAGAGGTTTATCTTCAATTGATTAAATTGTATAGAGCAATAGACTCTAATTCGTTAGTTTCTGTTTTTCATTATGGGGCTATCTCAAGTGATATTTATAATGCTTCTAATGTGGTTTATCCGTGTTACTACACGCATGGCACAAATAGAAATGAATGGATAGCGATGGTAAAAAATGGTATATCAGCCATTAAAAAGCGCAATAAGAATAAACCAATCTATGTATTTATTTGGCCTCAATATAATCCATTACCAAGTAAACATGATTTAGGTTATAAATTTGTAGAACCTGATTTCTGGAGACTTCAACTGGAAACTCTTTATCCATTGTGTGATGGGGTAATCATTTGGTCACATTATAGAGATGAGAATGGAAAAGATATTTACTTTGATAAAGAAATGCCTTGGTTTAAAGAAACTTTAGAGTTTATTGAAAAGTATAATATAAACTGATTGTTAGATGTATCATCTTTTATTTGTCATATTGTTAGCTTTTTCATTTTTTGAATTTTTTGGTAAAAACGACAAAATAATAGAAAGATGCTTATTTATTCTGATGCTACTTTTTGTCACATTTAGGTACGGTCAAGGGTCAGATTATTTTAATTACATTTACTTATTTGATGTTTCTGCAAACAGTTTTGAAAATGCATTACAGAATAAAGATTTTAGTATTCTTACACAAGAGATAAGTTTTACAGCTCTCTCATATATATGGTTAAAGATACTGCATTTTTCACCGGAATCTCTCAATGCTTTATTCTCATTTGTTTCATTTGTACTGGTATGGTTATTTATAAATAAATATAGCCTTAAACCAATTACAAGCCTTCTGTTTTTCTATTGCGTATTCTATCTGATTTATCCTTTCAGTGCTATAAGGCAATCAATTTCCATTAGCATATTTATATACTATCTTATCCCTCTTCTTCAAAATAGGTCCTATTTAAAGTTCTATTTATTAAGCTTATTACTTTTTACTATCCATTATTCAAGTATTATACTTTTTGTTATTCCAGTTGTCAATTTGATCAAGAATTACAAAACTTCTCAAGTTTATATCGTTTCAGTAATTGCTTTAACAATTGGATTATTATTGCATCAATTTCTATTTTCTTTTTTTACTGCTATAGAGGTAATTGCAGGAAAAATAAGTTACTATACAGAAAATGTTGGATTAGATATTACTAGTTTACTATTAAGGATAATAATATTTGTTCCTATTTTATTTACTCACAAAATATTTGAAAAAGATTCTACACGTGAACTATTTCTAAAAATATATATTCTCGGTTTCATGATTTATTTGGTATTTATGACCAGTCCATTGATTTCATCTCGAATAAATGTCTATATGAGATATTTAGAGATAATTTTACTTGTTGATTTCTTAGTTTATTTTTTCTTTAAGAAATGGAATAGAATCCTAAGTTATAGTTTTATTATCGCTATTATGACTATTCTATATATTAAGAATATCAACTCGTTTATTGATCAAGGGCCTTATTACTCCGATGTAAATCTTGTCAATTACCCCTATGTTTCTATTTTTAACAAACATACGATCATAGAGACTAGAAGTATACCCTCTTACTATCAACAATACGTCTTATATGACTAAAAAAATTTTACAAATAAATTCAGTAGTTAATACAGGTTCTACAGGTAGGATTGCTGAAGGAATAGGTCAAGCTGCAATGTCAGTTGGTTGGGAAAGTTATATCGCATACGGAAGAAATGAACGACCCAGCACATCTAAAACACTAAGAATTGGAAGTAGTTGGGATCTAAAACTACATGGAATTCAAACAAGATTATTTGATAATCATGGACTGGCTTCTGATAGGGCTACTAATAAATTTATAAATGACATTGAATTAATCAAACCGAATATTATACATCTTCATAATATACATGGTTATTATCTGAATTATAATATATTATTTGAATATTTAAACAAAACTAATATTCCTATTGTGTGGACTCTTCATGATTGTTGGCCAATTACCGGACATTGTATTTATTTTACATATGTTGGTTGTGAGAAATGGAAAACAGAATGCTATAAATGTCCCCAGAAAAAAGAATACCCAGCCAGCTGGATATTCGATAGATCAAGAAAAAACTATATACTTAAGAAGAGCTTATTTAAGAATATCCCTAATTTGACTTTAATTCCTGTGTCTGATTGGTTATCAGGATTAATTAAAATATCATTCTTAAAAGACAAACCAACAAAAGTAATTCACAATGGTATAGATACAAATGTTTTCAGACCTACTTCTGGTATTAGTTTTCGAATGAAACACAAATTACAGGATAAATTTATAATACTTGGTATTGCTAACATTTGGGAACCACGAAAAGGTCTAAAAGATTTTTTTGATTTGAGTATATTACTTAATGATCAATTCCAAATTGTATTAGTTGGATTGAACAGTAGGCAGATTAAACAGTTACCTAATAATATTATAGGTATAAAAAGAACTGAAAGTGTAAATGAGCTCGTTGAATTGTATCAAGATAGCGATGTATTTGTGAATCCAACTTACGAAGATAATTTCCCAACAACTAATTTAGAATCATTAGCCTGCGGTACACCGGTAATTACATACAAAACTGGAGGCAGTCCGGAGGCTATTGATGATTCTACAGGTATAATAGTGGAGCAGGGAAATATAATCAAGTTGGTGGATGCTATCAATGAAATTAAAAGTAAAGGTAAAATGTATTATTCCGATGCTTGTGTAGAAAGAGCACATAGACTTTACAGAAAAGAGGATAGGTATAAAGAGTATATCGATTTGTATGAGTCGCTTATAAAATAAATTTGATTTGTTAAATTATTAAGAACTGCTATAAGTAAAACAAGGGAAACTATTTAAAATGTCAATTAGATTAAAGAAGGTATTACGTTATACATCTATTTATGGAATAGCCAGAACATTAACCAAAGTTGCTGGAAGAAAGAGAGGGTTGTTTATTTTCAGACCATTCTTTTTTAATAAAGATCCATTTATTGGCTTGCTGGGTTGTGGACAATTTCAATTTTCAACTATAGCTTTTTATTTATCTAAATATCACACAAATCGTTTTTATTTCTGTTATGATGTGAATAAAAATAATGCGAATTCACTTGCTGGTTTTTATAAAGTTCCACATATCATTAATAATTATGAAGATATTTTTAAGCTACAAAAAACAAAACTTGTTTATATAGCTTCAAATCATGCTACCCATGCAGAGTATGCAATAGAGTTTTTAAAAAAGAATGTTGATGTATTTTGTGAAAAACCTATTTGTGTGAATTTCAATCAATTCGATTCTCTTTTGGAAACTATCAAAAATAGTTCAGCAAGTTTTTTTGCTGGCTATAATAGACCTTACTCAAAAGCTATACAAAAAATAAAAAGTCAATACAAATTAAAAAATAATATAAGTAAAAAATTTACACTTAATTGTTTTATCTCTGCTCATGATATTCAAAAGGATCATTGGTATAGAAATCCAGAGGAAGGCACACGTGTATGTGGAAATATTGGACATTGGTTAGATTTAATGATTCATATTTATAATTGGAGGGGATATATACCAAAAGATTTTCTTGTTCAAATAGCATATTCAAATAAGAAAGAACCAGATGATAATATTTCTATTTCAATCACTACGCCAGAAGGAGATTTGACTTCTATTACAATTTCTTCTCGAACAGAGCCATTTGAGGGTATAAATGAAACGATAAACTTTCAATATGACACTATTATTGCTAAAATTGATGATTTTAGAAAAATAACTATTTGGGATAATGAAAAGAAATATACTCAAAAATACTTCCCAAAAGACGTAGGGCACAAACGTTCTGTTATGCAACCATTTAAGAAAGAAAACCGAGATTTAAGTGAAGTAATTGCATCTACAGAACTTATGTTAAATATAACCGAAATGGTGATAAATACCATAACCGAAAAACATATCATATTAACTCGTAAACTATAAGATGAAACAAATAATACAATCCTTTAAAACAGGAGAAACAATATTGGAAGAGGTTCCTGTACCGCAGGTTAAAAGGGGGTGCTTGCTCATCAAGACTTCAAAGTCGTTAGTGTCTATAGGTACGGAGCGTATGCTGGTGGAGTTTGGCAAGTCTAATTACTTGCAAAAGGCGAAGCAACAGCCTGATAAGGTGAAGCAGGTGCTAGATAAGATTAAAACTGATGGACTGAAACCAACGGTTGAAGCGGTGTTTAATAAACTGGGTGAGCCTATCCCTTTGGGTTATTGCAATGTGGGTGAGGTTATTGCTGTTGGTGAAGGTGTTAGTGGTTTTGAGGTTGGTGATAGGGTTGCTTCTAATGGTGCGCATGCTGAGTTTGTGTGTGTGCCGAAGAACTTGGTGGCTCATATTCCTGATAATGTTTCTGATGAAGAGGCGGCTTTTACTGTTGTTGGTTCTATTGGTCTTCAAGGTATAAGATTGCTGAATCCTACTCTTGGTGAGACTGTAGTGGTGATTGGACTTGGCTTAATTGGCTTGCTTACTGCTCAGTTGCTTAAAGCTAATGGTTGTAGAGTGATTGGTTCTGACTTGGATGAGGAGAAGCTTGCTCTTGCCGAGAAGTGGGGTATAATACCTTTTAACTCGGGTAAGGGTGATGTGGTGAAGTTCGTGGAGGAACAGACTGGTGGTGTTGGTGCTGATGGTGTTATAATAACTGCATCGGCTAACACGGATACTATCATTTCTCAGGCTGCAAGGATGAGCAGAAAGAGGGGTAAGATTGTTCTTGTTGGGGTGATTGGTTTAAATATTAGTCGCGCCGAGTTTTATGATAAGGAGCTTACTTTTCAGGTTTCCTGTTCTTATGGTCCGGGAAGATACGACGATAACTACGAACAAAAAGGAATGGATTACCCGCTACCGTTTGTACGATGGACGGAACAAAGGAATTTTGAGTCGGTACTCTATGCCATCTCTTCGGGTGCTCTGCAGGTGAAGGAGATGATTACGGAGGTTGTGCCACTTGATGAGTATAAAAAGATTTATGGTGATATTGGTTCTCACAAGTCTATTGCTACTATAATAAGTTATGATAGTGGTGAGAAAAACTTACCATCTCACACTGTTTCGTTTGCTATTAATAGCTTTAAGGGTGCTAAGGGTGTTATAGGCGTTGTTGGGGCTGGTAACTTTACAAAAATGACTTTGATGCCAGCACTTAAAAATAGTGGGGCGTATTTTAAATATATTGCAAGTCAAGGTGGGCTTTCAAGTACTACCCTTGCTAAGAAGTTCGGTTTTTCGCATTCTACTACCGATTACAGAGAGATCTTGAAGGATGACGAGGTTGATACCTTGTTTATCATTACTCGACACGATTTGCACGCTAAATTGGTTGTTGAGGGTCTTCAGGCAGGTAAGAATGTGTTTGTAGAGAAACCTCTTGCTCTTAATGAGAAAGAACTTCAGAATATTATTGATGTTTATGAGAAATCAGGTAAGACCCTCACAGTAGGTTTCAACCGTAGGTTCTCTCCGCATATCGAAAAGATTAAAAGCCTTGTTGGCGACAGTCAGATGAATGTAATAGCTACTATGAATGCCGGTTTTATTCCTGCTAATGTGTGGGTTCATGACATGAAAACCGGAGGTGGCAGAATAATTGGTGAGGCTTGTCATTATATCGATTTGATTAGTTTTCTAACTGGTAGTAAAGTAAAGTCTGTTTGTATGAATGCTATGGGAATTAATCCTGAGGAGAATACAGATAATGCTTCTATTTTATTGAAGTATGAGAATGGATCGACAGGGGTTATAAACTACTTTGCAAATGGCTCTAAGGCTTATTCTAAGGAGCGTGTGGAAGTTTTTTCTCAGGAACGTACTATTATCATGGATAACTTCCGTGAGACTAAGGGGTATGGTGTTAGAGGTTTCTCTAAACTAAAGACTACAATGGATAAGGGGCATAAGAATCAGTTTCATAGATTGATTAATACTATCCAATCAGGAGGAGAAGCTCTAATTCCATTTGATAGTATAGTAAATACTACGCAGGCAAGCTTTGCTGCTATTGAGAGTTTGAAGGAGAATAGGTGGGTGGATGTTAAATAAAAGGCAATTTATAATAATATAATATGAAAGCATGTTTCATAGGACTGGGATACATAGGTCTCCCTACAGCAATAGTTGCTGCGGATAACGGTGTTGAAGTAGTTGGGGTGGATGTAAACCCTCATGTAGTTGAGACTATCAACAAGGGTAAGATTCATATAGTGGAGCCGGGACTGGCAGACCTTGCTGCGAAAGTAGTAAGTAATGGTTGGCTTAAAGCACAGTCAGAGCCTGAATCAAGTGATGTGTTTCTTATAGTGGTACCTACTCCATTTACAGGTGATCACGAGCCTGACACTTCTTACGTGGAAGCAGCTACCCGTAATGTTATTCCTTTCCTGAAAGAGGGGGATCTGTACATTATTGAGTCAACTTCACCAGTTGGAACTACTGAGAATATGGCGGAATTGATTTTCAGTGAACGTCCGGAACTAAAAGATAAGATTTATATTGCTTATTGCCCTGAGAGGGTACTTCCAGGTAATATTATTTATGAGTTGGTGAATAATGACAGGGTTATAGGTGGACTTAATCCTGAATCAACAGAAAAGGCTGTTGAGTTTTACAGCAAGTTTGTAAAAGGTGTTTGTCACAAAACAAATACTCGCACTGCAGAGATGTGTAAGCTTACAGAAAACTCATCAAGAGATGTGCAGATTGCATTTGCCAATGAGTTGTCTATTATTTGTGATAAAGCAGGTATTAATGTATGGGAGCTGATTGAACTGGCTAATAAACACCCAAGGGTGAATATTCTTCAGCCGGGTAGTGGTGTGGGTGGTCACTGTATTGCGGTGGATCCATACTTTATTACTTCTGCTTTCCCTATGGAGAGTCAGATTATTGGTAAGGCAAGAGAGCTTAATAATTACAAGGCTTTCTGGTGTGCAGAGAAAACACAGACAGCTATTAAGAATTTTGAACTGGAGCACGGCAGAGAACCTGTTGTGGCACTGATGGGACTGGCTTTTAAACCTAACATTGACGACCTGCGTGAATCTCCTGCCAAGTATATTGCAACTAAGGTTATGCAGGGACATAATAATGCTGATTTCCTTATTGTTGAGCCTAATATTGATGATCACAAGGTATTTAAACTGACTGATTACAAAGAAGCTTATGATAAGGCTGATATTATAGCTATACTGGTTGCCCATAATCAGTTCAAGGAACTACCCTGGAGTGATGATAAGGTGATTCTTGATTTCGCAGGGGTATTTAGAAAATAGTAATTATTACTTAGTACACATGATTATAAATCATGATGTCTTGGCAATTAAAATTAATCTTTCAAATAAAATATAATGGAACAAAAAAAACGGGTGATGCTGGTATTCGGTACTCGTCCGGAAGCAATTAAAGTGGCTCCTCTGGTGAAGGAGTTTCAAAAACATACCGATAGATTTGAAACAATTGTATGTGTAACAGGTCAGCATCGCGAAATGCTTGATCAGGTACTACATCTTTTTGATATAAAGCCCGATTATGATCTTAATATAATGAAACAGGGTCAGGACCTTTATGATGTTACAGCTCGTGTGCTTACAGGACTAAGAGATGTTTATAGTGAATCAAAGCCTGATGTTGTTTTCGTGCATGGAGACACAACCACATCAATGGCTGCAGCACTGGCCGCATTTTATCAACAGATTCCGGTTGCTCATATTGAGGCAGGGCTAAGAACTCACAACATTTACAGTCCATGGCCGGAAGAGATGAACAGGCAGATTACAAGCAGAATCTCGGTATATAACCTGGCTCCTACTGCTCTTAGTAAAGAGAACCTATTAAAGGAGGGTGTTGATGAATCTACTATTACCATTACAGGAAATACAGTTATTGATGCTTTGTATTTGGTTTTAGATAAGATCAAGAGTGATAAGAGTCTGCAGTCTGAAATTAAAGCTACTCTTATAAATAGTGGTCTGCCCGGTGAGATGGTAGAGGATTTTACATCACCTCTTCCAAATAAGCGTAAGCTGGTACTTATAACTGGGCACAGGAGAGAAAACTTTGGAGATGGGTTTATAAATATGTGTAACGCTATTAAAACTCTCACTGAGAAATATCCTGAGGTGGATTTTGTTTATCCTATGCACCTGAATCCAAATGTCAGAAAACCAATTAAAGAGATTTTTGGAGAATCTGTTATTAATAACATCCACTTTATTGAACCTCTGGAATATCTTCCTTTTGTCTATCTGATGAATCAGAGTACTTTGGTACTGACCGACAGCGGTGGTATACAGGAAGAAGCCCCAGGATTGGGTAAACCTGTATTGGTGATGCGCGACACTACAGAACGTCCTGAAGCAGTGGAAGCCGGTACTGTAAAGCTTGTTGGCACTAACTATGATCTTATAGTTTCCGAAACTTCACGTTTATTGGATGATGAAGAATACTACAACACAATGTCGCAGGCAAATAATCCTTATGGTGATGGACAGGCTTGTGAGAGGATAATTGAGTTTATCGGGGAGAGGTAGTTAGTAATGGGTTATATTTCTAAAATAGCGCTACTATTTAATACAGTTCGTTA
This portion of the Lascolabacillus massiliensis genome encodes:
- a CDS encoding EpsG family protein, whose protein sequence is MYHLLFVILLAFSFFEFFGKNDKIIERCLFILMLLFVTFRYGQGSDYFNYIYLFDVSANSFENALQNKDFSILTQEISFTALSYIWLKILHFSPESLNALFSFVSFVLVWLFINKYSLKPITSLLFFYCVFYLIYPFSAIRQSISISIFIYYLIPLLQNRSYLKFYLLSLLLFTIHYSSIILFVIPVVNLIKNYKTSQVYIVSVIALTIGLLLHQFLFSFFTAIEVIAGKISYYTENVGLDITSLLLRIIIFVPILFTHKIFEKDSTRELFLKIYILGFMIYLVFMTSPLISSRINVYMRYLEIILLVDFLVYFFFKKWNRILSYSFIIAIMTILYIKNINSFIDQGPYYSDVNLVNYPYVSIFNKHTIIETRSIPSYYQQYVLYD
- a CDS encoding glycosyltransferase produces the protein MTKKILQINSVVNTGSTGRIAEGIGQAAMSVGWESYIAYGRNERPSTSKTLRIGSSWDLKLHGIQTRLFDNHGLASDRATNKFINDIELIKPNIIHLHNIHGYYLNYNILFEYLNKTNIPIVWTLHDCWPITGHCIYFTYVGCEKWKTECYKCPQKKEYPASWIFDRSRKNYILKKSLFKNIPNLTLIPVSDWLSGLIKISFLKDKPTKVIHNGIDTNVFRPTSGISFRMKHKLQDKFIILGIANIWEPRKGLKDFFDLSILLNDQFQIVLVGLNSRQIKQLPNNIIGIKRTESVNELVELYQDSDVFVNPTYEDNFPTTNLESLACGTPVITYKTGGSPEAIDDSTGIIVEQGNIIKLVDAINEIKSKGKMYYSDACVERAHRLYRKEDRYKEYIDLYESLIK
- a CDS encoding Gfo/Idh/MocA family protein, which codes for MSIRLKKVLRYTSIYGIARTLTKVAGRKRGLFIFRPFFFNKDPFIGLLGCGQFQFSTIAFYLSKYHTNRFYFCYDVNKNNANSLAGFYKVPHIINNYEDIFKLQKTKLVYIASNHATHAEYAIEFLKKNVDVFCEKPICVNFNQFDSLLETIKNSSASFFAGYNRPYSKAIQKIKSQYKLKNNISKKFTLNCFISAHDIQKDHWYRNPEEGTRVCGNIGHWLDLMIHIYNWRGYIPKDFLVQIAYSNKKEPDDNISISITTPEGDLTSITISSRTEPFEGINETINFQYDTIIAKIDDFRKITIWDNEKKYTQKYFPKDVGHKRSVMQPFKKENRDLSEVIASTELMLNITEMVINTITEKHIILTRKL
- a CDS encoding bi-domain-containing oxidoreductase, with amino-acid sequence MKQIIQSFKTGETILEEVPVPQVKRGCLLIKTSKSLVSIGTERMLVEFGKSNYLQKAKQQPDKVKQVLDKIKTDGLKPTVEAVFNKLGEPIPLGYCNVGEVIAVGEGVSGFEVGDRVASNGAHAEFVCVPKNLVAHIPDNVSDEEAAFTVVGSIGLQGIRLLNPTLGETVVVIGLGLIGLLTAQLLKANGCRVIGSDLDEEKLALAEKWGIIPFNSGKGDVVKFVEEQTGGVGADGVIITASANTDTIISQAARMSRKRGKIVLVGVIGLNISRAEFYDKELTFQVSCSYGPGRYDDNYEQKGMDYPLPFVRWTEQRNFESVLYAISSGALQVKEMITEVVPLDEYKKIYGDIGSHKSIATIISYDSGEKNLPSHTVSFAINSFKGAKGVIGVVGAGNFTKMTLMPALKNSGAYFKYIASQGGLSSTTLAKKFGFSHSTTDYREILKDDEVDTLFIITRHDLHAKLVVEGLQAGKNVFVEKPLALNEKELQNIIDVYEKSGKTLTVGFNRRFSPHIEKIKSLVGDSQMNVIATMNAGFIPANVWVHDMKTGGGRIIGEACHYIDLISFLTGSKVKSVCMNAMGINPEENTDNASILLKYENGSTGVINYFANGSKAYSKERVEVFSQERTIIMDNFRETKGYGVRGFSKLKTTMDKGHKNQFHRLINTIQSGGEALIPFDSIVNTTQASFAAIESLKENRWVDVK
- the wecC gene encoding UDP-N-acetyl-D-mannosamine dehydrogenase; its protein translation is MKACFIGLGYIGLPTAIVAADNGVEVVGVDVNPHVVETINKGKIHIVEPGLADLAAKVVSNGWLKAQSEPESSDVFLIVVPTPFTGDHEPDTSYVEAATRNVIPFLKEGDLYIIESTSPVGTTENMAELIFSERPELKDKIYIAYCPERVLPGNIIYELVNNDRVIGGLNPESTEKAVEFYSKFVKGVCHKTNTRTAEMCKLTENSSRDVQIAFANELSIICDKAGINVWELIELANKHPRVNILQPGSGVGGHCIAVDPYFITSAFPMESQIIGKARELNNYKAFWCAEKTQTAIKNFELEHGREPVVALMGLAFKPNIDDLRESPAKYIATKVMQGHNNADFLIVEPNIDDHKVFKLTDYKEAYDKADIIAILVAHNQFKELPWSDDKVILDFAGVFRK
- the wecB gene encoding non-hydrolyzing UDP-N-acetylglucosamine 2-epimerase; translation: MEQKKRVMLVFGTRPEAIKVAPLVKEFQKHTDRFETIVCVTGQHREMLDQVLHLFDIKPDYDLNIMKQGQDLYDVTARVLTGLRDVYSESKPDVVFVHGDTTTSMAAALAAFYQQIPVAHIEAGLRTHNIYSPWPEEMNRQITSRISVYNLAPTALSKENLLKEGVDESTITITGNTVIDALYLVLDKIKSDKSLQSEIKATLINSGLPGEMVEDFTSPLPNKRKLVLITGHRRENFGDGFINMCNAIKTLTEKYPEVDFVYPMHLNPNVRKPIKEIFGESVINNIHFIEPLEYLPFVYLMNQSTLVLTDSGGIQEEAPGLGKPVLVMRDTTERPEAVEAGTVKLVGTNYDLIVSETSRLLDDEEYYNTMSQANNPYGDGQACERIIEFIGER